Proteins encoded together in one Solanum lycopersicum chromosome 7, SLM_r2.1 window:
- the LOC112941866 gene encoding uncharacterized protein, which translates to MAIENTASTSEGTNTSGSDTNGVLYVHPSDNPGMILVPVQFDGTGYRSWRRGVMRALLVKNKLGFIDGSSEKPNTNSPQLRHWQRCDDMVTSWILKSLIKEVSHSVDYLNNSAELWKELEDRYDQTNGAKLYQIQKEINDLTQGVLDITVYYTRMKKLWEKLNTLNVKNHCSCVCVCGAKDGMHKAEQDRRLIQFLMGLNKVYIVIRGNILMMNPLPSMGQAFSLLIQEEKLREFKPVGRMSTYSVSLNVKVVDNKGNGGRFFKTNFQGNNYANGYGNHGDANNGSGGNHYPSNNSNRSVIVCDYCKRTGHIKDKCYKLHGYPQRSNNQNNRLGNYNDCQSFRQQSSNYKGKRVVANVHGTVGDMMSANGEEQ; encoded by the coding sequence ATGGCCATCGAAAATACTGCATCCACATCTGAGGGAACTAACACATCTGGAAGTGATACTAATGGTGTTTTGTATGTGCATCCCTCAGACAATCCAGGAATGATTCTTGTTCCTGTTCAGTTTGATGGAACAGGATATAGGTCTTGGAGAAGAGGTGTCATGAGGGCTTTATTAGTGAAAAATAAGTTGGGTTTCATTGATGGAAGCTCTGAGAAACCAAATACCAATTCACCTCAATTACGTCACTGGCAGAGGTGTGATGATATGGTAACATCTTGGATTCTGAAATCTTTAATCAAAGAAGTTTCACACAGTGTGGATTATCTAAACAACTCTGCTGAACTTTGGAAGGAGTTGGAAGATAGGTATGATCAAACCAATGGAGCAAAATTGTATCAAATCCAAAAAGAGATCAATGATCTCACACAAGGTGTTTTAGACATCACTGTCTATTACACAAGAATGAAGAAGTTGTGGGAAAAGTTGAATACTTTGAATGTGAAAAATCATTGTAgttgtgtttgtgtgtgtggtGCAAAGGATGGTATGCACAAGGCTGAGCAAGATAGGCGTCTAATTCAATTTCTTATGGGATTAAATAAAGTGTACATAGTGATAAGAGGAAATATTCTCATGATGAATCCACTTCCTTCCATGGGTCAGGCTTTCTCATTGCTGATCCAAGAGGAAAAACTAAGAGAGTTTAAGCCTGTTGGTAGAATGTCTACATATTCAGTTTCATTGAATGTTAAAGTTGTTGATAACAAAGGAAATGGAGgaagattttttaaaactaattttcaaGGAAACAACTATGCAAATGGCTATGGGAATCATGGTGATGCCAACAATGGTTCTGGAGGAAATCATTATCCAAGTAATAACAGTAACAGAAGTGTCATAGTGTGTGACTATTGTAAAAGGACTGGGCACATCAAGGATAAGTGTTACAAGTTGCATGGGTATCCCCAAAgaagtaacaatcaaaataatagaCTAGGAAATTACAATGATTGTCAGAGTTTTAGACAACAAAGCTCAAATTACAAAGGAAAGAGAGTGGTAGCAAATGTACATGGTACTGTAGGTGATATGATGTCTGCTAATGGAGAGGAACAGTAA